The window CCGAGATGTCGCTTATGCGCTCTACGCAGGACGTAACTCTTAGCCTGATGGCCATTAAGGATTTACGCAAAGGCGAGATTACCGTCAATATCCTAGATCAAAAGTCTTTGGATGAAGCGATGTCGTCCCTCATGGAGCTGTGTGCAACTTCGGCGCAGGACGACGCCTACGATATTTCCCCGCCCCAACCAAAACAGCACTTTGACATTGGGCCGAGCGAGCCTGATGTGGATCGCATGTATGCGTTGCTCGCGCGGTATGCCGACCATACGACCGCGCGGTTCCCCAAGGTGCGGTTGGCCGAGACGATTTTTGCCCATGCGTTAACTGAGCGCCACTTTACCAACTCCACCGGCGTCGACCTAAGCAGCCGCAAAGGGGTGTATACGCTTACTTCGCTGTTCTCGGCCAAGGACGGCGGTAAGACTTCGTCATTTAACTATAGCCAAGTGGCACTGGCTGACCTAGAACAAGAGCTGCTCCAATGCAGTTCCTTTGAGGTTTTGCTTGGGCAAGCGGCAGAGCAGCTTGAAGCGCGAGCCCTGCCCGGCAAGTTTGTCGGCGATGTCATTATTACGCCGGACTGCCTTGGGGGGCTACTTTCCTTCTATGTGTCCACCTTCTTAGGCGACCGCGCACTGATTGCCGGGACCAGCCTGTTTAAGGGCAAGCTGGGACAGGCAGTAGCTGGCGAGCAACTGACGTTAGGCGCGAGGCCAAGGTCGCCTCAGATTGCCGACGGTTATGCCATTACCTCGGACGGCTTTGTGGCCGAAGACGTAACGCTGATTGAGCACGGCGTGCTAAAGAGCTTTATGTTAAGCCTCTACGGAGCTAATAAGACGAAGCGTGAGCGCGCTAAGAACTCCGGCGACTGCTTTGTCGTAGAGGCAGGGGACAAGACTTATGCACAGCTCGTGGCGGGGGTAGAGCGCGGCCTGCTGCTAGCCCGGTATTCCGGCGGCTACCCAAGCGCAAATGGCGATTTTTCAGGCGTCGCCAAGAACAGCTACTACATTGAGAACG of the Selenomonadales bacterium genome contains:
- a CDS encoding TldD/PmbA family protein, whose translation is MNDAHIYCSDALRRLGADKFQCVLTRKKQVELNLEGTEMSLMRSTQDVTLSLMAIKDLRKGEITVNILDQKSLDEAMSSLMELCATSAQDDAYDISPPQPKQHFDIGPSEPDVDRMYALLARYADHTTARFPKVRLAETIFAHALTERHFTNSTGVDLSSRKGVYTLTSLFSAKDGGKTSSFNYSQVALADLEQELLQCSSFEVLLGQAAEQLEARALPGKFVGDVIITPDCLGGLLSFYVSTFLGDRALIAGTSLFKGKLGQAVAGEQLTLGARPRSPQIADGYAITSDGFVAEDVTLIEHGVLKSFMLSLYGANKTKRERAKNSGDCFVVEAGDKTYAQLVAGVERGLLLARYSGGYPSANGDFSGVAKNSYYIENGKVLYPVNETMIAGNLAELFTQIKGISAERVNFGGALLPYVAATGVTISGKQ